CCCCCGGCATAACCCTCCGGCGGCGCGTCGGTAGTCATGATCGACGTCGAGAGCAGCCAGCGTTCCGGGTCATCGTCGGCCTTGGCGGGGTCTTTCCACCATTCGTAGAGACCGGCGAAAACTATCGGATGGCCGTCCTTCGGGTGCACGTAGTAGGGCTGCTTGCCGCGGCCCTGGCCCTTCCATTCGTAGTATCCGTCAGCGGGAACCGCACACCGCCGGGCCCGGGTTGCCTTCCGGAACGCCGGCTTCTCCAGCACACTCTCGCTGCGGGCGTTAATCATCTTGGAGCCGATCCCCGGGTCCTTGGCCCAGGACGGCACCAAGCCCCAGCGGGCGATATGCAACTGCCGGACCGGCGTGCCGTCCACCAGCCGTTCCAGCAGGATCGGCACCTCCGCGGTCGGGGCCACGTTCCACGACGGCGGAATCACGGTCTCCTCTTCGAGTCCCGCGTCGAACTCGGCCAGCAGGTCTCCGACGGCCCTTGCCATCACGTAGCGTCCACACATGGCACCAGCATGCCACTGCGCCCAAACGGTGTCATCCGGCGGTCTTCGAACCCGGGCCCGCGGCGGCCGGCGTCCGGCCGCCGCTTCGCATCAGGGCGCGTCGTCGACGGTGAGGACTATCTTGCCGCGGGTGTGCCCTTCCATATTGAACCGGAAGGCATCTGCCGCCTGCGGCAACGGGAAAGTCCGGGCAATTTCGACCCGGATTTTGTGCTCGTCCACCAGGTCGGCAAGTTCCTGCAGCTCGGCGCCTACAGGGTTGACCCACATCCAGGTCCCGCCGTGCTGCTCCACTTCACTGTCGGCAATCGAGGCGTGCCGGCCCCCGTCGGCCAGGACAGCGAGGGTGGCTTCGAGATTCCCGCCCACGAAGTCTGCGACAACGTCGACGCCGTCCGGACGCAGGGCACGAACCCGCTCCGCGAGTCCTTCGCCATAGCTGACGGGCTCGGCGCCGAGGGAACGCAGGAAGTCGTGGTTCTTCTCGGAAGCGGTGGCGATTACACGGGCGCCGAGCGCCACGGCGATCTGGATTCCGAGGGACCCCACACCGCCGGCGCCGCCGTGGATCAGCACCGTCTCGTCCGCCGTGAGACCCAGCCGGGTGAGTACCTGATAAGACGTCAAACCGGCCAGCGGAAGACCTGCGGAGGCATTCCACCCCAGGGATGCAGGCTTGCGCGCAAGGAGCCGCTCCGGCAGGGCGATGTACTCAGCAAAGCTACCGCCGTGGACGTAGTCCTTGCGGCCATAGGAAATGACTTCATCGCCGGGCCGGAAATGCGGCGCGTCGATCCCCACCGACTCGACAACGCCGGCCACATCCCAGCCGGGGACCGCCGGGAACTGCACGTCCATCGCCGCGTCCAAGTAGCCGGCCATTATTTTCCAGTCGACCGGGTTCACCGACGCCGCCTTGACCTTTACCAGGACCATGCCCGGCCCTACCTTCGGCAGCGGGAGCTCTGCCAATTCAAGGACGTCCGGATTGCCATATTCGCTATAAGTAATTGCCTTCATGCCAGCGTCAACGGCTGCCGCCGGGACCCTATTCCACAACCTGCCGGAGGGTGTCGGGCCTCACCTCCCGGGCGCTGAGCGCACACGGCGCGGGCATTGCCCGGGAATAGCGCGCCGCAGGTTACGGTTATTTCCAGTGACATCCCACTTTTGCCGGCATGGGCGCTGCCATCCAGCGCCGGCACCCAGCTTTGAGGAGAACTTCGTGGACTTTACCCCCGAATCCGGCACCATCACCATGTTTTCGACCACGTGGTGCGGCTACTGCAACCGCTTGAAGAAGCAGCTGGATGCCCAGGGCATCGGCTACACCGAGATCAACATCGAAGAAGTTGAAGGCACCGCCGATCTCGTGGAAAAGCTCAACGGAGGTAACCGGACGGTCCCCACTGTGCTGTTCCCGGACGGCACTGCAGCCACCAACCCCTCCGCGGCTGAGGTCAAAAGCCGCCTTGCGGCTTAAAGCCCACCCTTGAACCGGTAACGAGCGACGGCAGGGTCTCCCCGGAGGCCGTGCCGTCGCTCGTTATGCGAAAGAATGTTGTGCGGCAAAAACCCCGATACAAGCAGAGGAACTATTCCCATGGTCCATAAAGTCAAAGGCGTCATAGCCCGCTCCAAGGGCGCGCCCGTCACCCTGGAAACCATCCTGGTCCCGGATCCCGGACCCGGGGAGGCCCTTGTGGACATCCTCACCTGCGGTGTCTGCCACACCGACCTGCACTACAAGCAGGGCGCCATCAACGATGACTTCCCATTCCTGCTCGGCCACGAGGCCACCGGCGTTGTCAGCGCCGTTGGACCCGACGTCACCGAGGTTGCCCCCGGCGACCGTGTGGTGCTGAACTGGCGCGCCGTCTGCGGCGAATGCCGGGCGTGCCGGCGCGGCCAGCCGCAGTACTGCTTCAATACCCACAACGCCACCCAGAAGATGACACTCGAGGACGGCACCGAGCTCACCGCGGCGCTGGGCATTGGCGCGTTCGCCGAGAAGACACTCGTCGCCGCCGGGCAGTGCACCAAGGTCGACCCCGAGGCTGACCCGGCCGCGATCGGCTTGCTCGGCTGCGGAGTGATGGCAGGCATCGGCGCGGCCATCA
This genomic window from Arthrobacter sp. EM1 contains:
- a CDS encoding mycoredoxin, producing MDFTPESGTITMFSTTWCGYCNRLKKQLDAQGIGYTEINIEEVEGTADLVEKLNGGNRTVPTVLFPDGTAATNPSAAEVKSRLAA
- a CDS encoding SOS response-associated peptidase produces the protein MCGRYVMARAVGDLLAEFDAGLEEETVIPPSWNVAPTAEVPILLERLVDGTPVRQLHIARWGLVPSWAKDPGIGSKMINARSESVLEKPAFRKATRARRCAVPADGYYEWKGQGRGKQPYYVHPKDGHPIVFAGLYEWWKDPAKADDDPERWLLSTSIMTTDAPPEGYAGGMLAELTALHDRVPLPMDRTTLQAWLDPQADDAAGLVDLVRAGAHDVAEGWTIDAVGTAVGNVKNDSPELIRPVGSLF
- a CDS encoding NADP-dependent oxidoreductase, coding for MKAITYSEYGNPDVLELAELPLPKVGPGMVLVKVKAASVNPVDWKIMAGYLDAAMDVQFPAVPGWDVAGVVESVGIDAPHFRPGDEVISYGRKDYVHGGSFAEYIALPERLLARKPASLGWNASAGLPLAGLTSYQVLTRLGLTADETVLIHGGAGGVGSLGIQIAVALGARVIATASEKNHDFLRSLGAEPVSYGEGLAERVRALRPDGVDVVADFVGGNLEATLAVLADGGRHASIADSEVEQHGGTWMWVNPVGAELQELADLVDEHKIRVEIARTFPLPQAADAFRFNMEGHTRGKIVLTVDDAP